Proteins encoded within one genomic window of Lepidochelys kempii isolate rLepKem1 chromosome 11, rLepKem1.hap2, whole genome shotgun sequence:
- the GBX2 gene encoding homeobox protein GBX-2, producing the protein MSAAFQSSLMMMQRPLGSSTAFSIDSLIGSPPQPSPGHFVYTGYPMFMPYRPVVLPPPPPPPPTLPQASLQPALPPSHPHHQIPSLPPGFCSSLAQGMALTSTLMATLPSTFSASPQHQEAARKFAPQALQGNFDKGEGLAQENEEGKSFLGKESSLLSFAAAEAVQASLVGAGRAQAKDDSKAEDDSKGKEESFSMDSDLDYSSDDNITSQAAHKEEDSGNALEENTQSTNNSNTTTSTGKNRRRRTAFTSEQLLELEKEFHCKKYLSLTERSQIAHALKLSEVQVKIWFQNRRAKWKRVKAGNANSKTGEPSRNPKIVVPIPVHVSRFAIRSQHQQLEQARP; encoded by the exons ATGAGCGCGGCTTTCCAGTCCTCCCTCATGATGATGCAGCGCCCCTTGGGAAGCAGCACGGCCTTCAGCATAGACTCTCTCATCGGcagccctccccagcccagcccgggcCACTTCGTCTACACCGGCTACCCCATGTTCATGCCCTACCGGCCGGTGGTCttgccccctccgcccccgccccctccgaCCCTCCCTCAAGCCTCGCTGCAGCCCGCCCTgccgccctcccacccccaccaccagatccccagcctgccccccggcTTCTGCTCCAGCCTGGCCCAAGGGATGGCTCTCACCTCCACGCTCATGGCCACGCTGCCCAGCACCTTCTCCGCTTCCCCGCAGCACCAGGAGGCGGCCCGGAAGTTTGCCCCCCAAGCTCTCCAGGGCAACTTCGACAAGGGCGAAGGGCTCGCGCAGGAGAACGAAGAGGGGAAATCCTTCCTGGGCAAGGAGAGCTCGCTGCTGTCATTCGCCGCCGCAGAAGCCGTGCAGGCTTCCCTGG TAGGGGCTGGCCGGGCTCAGGCCAAAGATGATTCCAAAGCGGAAGACGACTCTAAAGGCAAAGAGGAAAGTTTCTCGATGGACAGCGATCTAGATTATAGCTCTGATGACAATATCACAAGCCAAGCCGCTCATAAAGAAGAGGACTCTGGCAACGCACTAGAAGAAAACACCCAGAGCACAAATAACTCAAACACCACCACATCTACTGGCAAAAACAGGCGTAGGAGAACAGCCTTTACCAGCGAGCAGCTGTTAGAGTTGGAAAAGGAATTTCATTGCAAAAAGTACCTGTCTCTGACAGAGAGATCCCAGATCGCTCACGCCCTCAAACTCAGTGAAGTGCAGGTCAAAATCTGGTTCCAGAACAGAAGAGCCAAGTGGAAAAGGGTGAAAGCCGGCAATGCCAACTCGAAGACAGGAGAACCATCCAGAAACCCCAAGATCGTCGTACCCATCCCCGTCCATGTCAGCAGATTTGCCATCAGAAGTCAGCACCAGCAGCTGGAACAAGCCAGACCCTGA